One region of Cyanobium sp. M30B3 genomic DNA includes:
- a CDS encoding tetratricopeptide repeat protein, producing the protein MAPRWLRALPLLALGTSLTTMAPAQALVPYAYVPQRQELEGAGLGIAQAAARLLQLGQARDAARLAALTVQLLPADPRGWLLLAEAQLRSRQLKEASVSLARAKQLEPSNAGIWFAEASLALRDNRAAEAIDLLNQGLKRDPRNASAYFDLGNAHILLNQPRQALAAFERASRLRKDFWEAINNQALVLYEQGEVDRAIERWRRVLVIKPDAAEPNLALAAALFQRGDAAREEALKLASQALDSEPDYALDSYQKEQLWGPRLRQTTQLLLLQPELKADVDRALANANPEGNGSQEQD; encoded by the coding sequence ATGGCACCGCGCTGGCTGCGTGCCCTCCCGCTGCTGGCCCTGGGCACGAGCCTCACCACCATGGCCCCGGCCCAGGCCCTGGTTCCGTACGCCTACGTGCCCCAGCGGCAGGAACTGGAGGGCGCCGGCCTGGGGATTGCCCAGGCCGCTGCCCGGTTGCTGCAACTGGGCCAGGCCCGGGATGCGGCGCGCCTGGCCGCCCTCACCGTGCAGCTGCTGCCGGCCGATCCCCGCGGTTGGCTGCTGCTGGCAGAGGCCCAGCTGCGCAGCCGGCAGCTGAAGGAGGCCTCCGTGTCCCTGGCCCGGGCCAAGCAACTCGAGCCGTCCAATGCCGGCATCTGGTTTGCCGAGGCCTCCCTGGCCCTGCGGGACAACCGCGCCGCTGAGGCGATCGACCTGCTCAACCAGGGCCTCAAGCGGGACCCGCGCAACGCCAGCGCCTACTTCGACCTGGGCAATGCCCACATCCTGCTCAACCAACCCCGTCAGGCCCTGGCCGCATTCGAGCGGGCCAGCCGTCTGCGCAAGGACTTCTGGGAGGCCATCAACAACCAGGCTCTGGTGCTGTACGAGCAGGGAGAGGTGGACCGGGCCATCGAGCGCTGGCGGCGCGTGCTGGTGATCAAACCGGATGCCGCGGAGCCCAATCTGGCCCTGGCCGCAGCCCTGTTCCAGCGCGGCGATGCCGCCCGCGAGGAGGCCCTCAAACTGGCCAGTCAGGCGCTCGACAGCGAGCCGGACTATGCGCTCGACAGCTACCAGAAGGAGCAGCTCTGGGGTCCCAGGCTGCGTCAGACCACCCAACTGCTGCTGCTGCAACCGGAGCTCAAGGCCGATGTGGACAGGGCCCTGGCCAACGCCAACCCGGAGGGCAACGGCAGCCAGGAGCAGGACTGA
- the queG gene encoding tRNA epoxyqueuosine(34) reductase QueG: protein MAVGTRELAVELKQRARQLGFDPVGVAAVPGSARLALRNAALQRWLAAGYQAGMGWMADPRRAAVERLLPGVRSLLAVGLSYHVADEPSAGSLRVARYGWGRDYHRVIDQRLRQLGRWLETRASGVGWRACVDSAPLLDKAWAEEAGLGWIGKHGNLIHRERGSWLVLGHLLTTLELPADSPAEPLCGRCSRCIPACPTGAIVEPFVVDSNRCIAFHTIENRDGQLPEAIAAELRGWVAGCDLCQEACPWNAQPLPASDDPAVQPRPWWLDLQAEEALSWSEADWDRKLRASALRRIKPWMWRRNIRAALQSRGGGEGSLG, encoded by the coding sequence ATGGCCGTTGGGACCCGGGAACTGGCGGTGGAGCTGAAACAGCGGGCACGCCAGCTGGGCTTTGATCCGGTGGGGGTGGCCGCCGTGCCGGGCAGTGCGCGGCTGGCCCTGCGCAACGCAGCGCTGCAGCGCTGGCTCGCGGCTGGCTACCAGGCCGGGATGGGCTGGATGGCCGATCCCCGGCGCGCAGCGGTGGAGCGACTGCTGCCAGGGGTGCGCAGCCTGCTGGCCGTGGGCCTCAGCTACCACGTGGCAGACGAGCCATCAGCGGGCAGCCTGCGGGTGGCCCGCTACGGCTGGGGACGGGACTATCACCGCGTGATCGATCAGCGCCTGCGCCAGCTGGGGCGCTGGCTGGAGACCAGGGCGAGCGGGGTGGGCTGGCGGGCCTGTGTGGACAGCGCACCCCTGCTGGACAAGGCCTGGGCGGAGGAGGCCGGCCTGGGCTGGATCGGCAAGCACGGCAACCTGATCCATCGGGAACGGGGGTCCTGGCTGGTGCTGGGGCATCTGCTCACGACCCTTGAGCTGCCTGCCGATTCCCCGGCCGAACCCCTCTGCGGCCGCTGCAGCCGCTGCATCCCGGCCTGCCCCACCGGGGCGATTGTGGAACCCTTCGTGGTGGACAGCAACCGCTGCATCGCCTTTCACACCATCGAAAACCGGGATGGACAGCTGCCGGAAGCGATCGCCGCTGAACTGCGCGGCTGGGTGGCCGGCTGCGACCTCTGCCAGGAAGCCTGTCCCTGGAACGCCCAACCCCTCCCCGCCAGCGACGATCCGGCCGTGCAACCGCGCCCCTGGTGGTTGGATCTGCAGGCGGAGGAAGCCCTCTCCTGGAGCGAGGCCGACTGGGACCGGAAACTCCGGGCCTCGGCCCTGCGGCGCATCAAGCCGTGGATGTGGCGGCGCAACATCCGCGCCGCACTGCAGAGCAGGGGAGGTGGGGAAGGATCCCTAGGCTGA
- a CDS encoding HpsJ family protein — translation MTQTSTGRIPNLLRWLGLTLVVLMGLQLAALLFSWNWELEPFRQLFLDRLVGEAPMALVGLLLMLIAQRLEGPQGRTPLQWLAGVLAILLAIAMAVAVPLSIQAEGALLNQAQQQDAAIAQQATQLDLQRQQVENPAFVDQLIAEAEREGRIPASASKAEKQQKAKEFIDAQIRPQLEQAEKQLAQALLGRDLAVQQRRFGGTGRAIVLTVAFALVALVALV, via the coding sequence GTGACGCAGACCTCAACCGGCCGGATTCCCAATCTGCTGCGTTGGCTGGGCCTCACCCTGGTGGTGCTGATGGGTCTCCAGCTCGCGGCCCTGCTGTTCAGCTGGAACTGGGAGCTGGAGCCCTTCCGCCAGCTCTTCCTCGATCGCCTGGTGGGCGAGGCGCCGATGGCGCTGGTGGGCCTGTTGCTGATGCTCATCGCCCAGCGGCTGGAGGGCCCCCAGGGGCGCACCCCCCTGCAGTGGCTGGCCGGTGTGCTGGCCATCCTGCTGGCGATCGCCATGGCCGTGGCCGTGCCGCTCTCCATCCAGGCCGAGGGGGCCCTGCTGAACCAGGCCCAGCAGCAGGATGCGGCGATTGCCCAGCAGGCCACCCAGCTCGATCTGCAGCGTCAGCAGGTGGAGAACCCCGCCTTTGTCGACCAGCTGATCGCCGAGGCCGAGAGGGAGGGACGCATCCCGGCCTCCGCCTCCAAGGCGGAGAAGCAGCAGAAGGCCAAGGAGTTCATCGACGCCCAGATCCGTCCCCAGCTGGAACAGGCTGAGAAGCAACTGGCCCAGGCCCTGCTGGGCCGCGACCTGGCGGTGCAGCAGCGCCGCTTCGGTGGCACCGGCCGGGCCATCGTGCTCACCGTGGCCTTTGCCCTGGTGGCGCTGGTGGCCCTGGTCTGA
- a CDS encoding DUF502 domain-containing protein, giving the protein MVQSSPRPDQPLGERLQQDLKNDLIAGLLVVIPLATTIWLATTVSRFVLAFLTSIPKQFNPFNTLNPLLQELINLGVGLLVPLLGILLIGLMARNIVGRWLLEFGEGTLLRIPLAGSVYKTLKQLLETFLQGKSSRFRRVVLVEYPREGLYALGFVTGVLGTALQAGFSEPMLSVFIPTAPNPTTGWYTVVPEGAVKDLDLSVEDAFRTIISAGIVSPDERETPSNRSFSSLLAQLRAPQMS; this is encoded by the coding sequence TTGGTTCAATCCAGTCCCAGACCTGATCAACCCCTGGGCGAGAGGCTCCAGCAGGACCTCAAGAACGACCTGATCGCCGGTCTGCTGGTGGTGATTCCGCTGGCGACCACGATCTGGCTGGCCACCACGGTGAGCCGGTTCGTGCTGGCCTTTCTCACCTCGATCCCCAAGCAGTTCAATCCCTTCAACACGCTCAATCCGCTGTTGCAGGAACTGATCAACCTTGGGGTGGGCCTGTTGGTGCCCCTGCTGGGCATCCTGCTGATCGGCCTGATGGCCCGCAACATCGTGGGCCGCTGGCTGCTGGAATTCGGCGAGGGAACCCTGCTGCGCATCCCCCTGGCCGGCTCGGTCTACAAGACCCTCAAGCAGCTGCTGGAAACCTTCCTGCAGGGCAAGTCGAGCCGGTTCCGCCGGGTGGTTCTCGTGGAGTACCCCCGGGAGGGGCTCTATGCCCTGGGCTTCGTCACCGGCGTGCTTGGAACGGCCCTGCAGGCGGGCTTCAGCGAACCGATGCTCAGTGTGTTCATTCCCACGGCACCCAATCCCACCACCGGCTGGTACACCGTCGTGCCGGAGGGGGCTGTCAAAGACCTCGACCTCTCGGTGGAGGACGCCTTCCGCACGATCATCTCGGCTGGGATCGTCAGTCCCGACGAGCGCGAAACCCCCTCAAACCGCAGCTTCTCCAGCTTGCTGGCCCAGCTGCGTGCCCCCCAGATGTCCTGA
- the nusB gene encoding transcription antitermination protein NusB, whose product MQSRSLSRELALLMLGQTSDRDAGSSQPGSPESPSLERLLQQAQASLSQHVREALDRSAADLQTAQQELLDSELQDQGSDRLPRVREHLQAGLTAAEQALNRLSASLELPRLLLLADQEEVRRGAIERASAVLSQRPAIDQRLDGVMEGWRLGRLPRIDRDILRLAAVDLSHFATPAAVACNEAVELANRYSDEQGRRMINGVLRRLTTAEGSRA is encoded by the coding sequence ATGCAGAGCCGAAGCCTCTCCCGTGAACTGGCCCTGCTGATGCTCGGCCAGACCAGTGATCGCGACGCTGGATCCAGCCAGCCCGGCAGCCCGGAGTCCCCGTCCCTGGAACGACTGCTGCAGCAGGCCCAGGCCAGCCTCAGCCAGCACGTGCGCGAGGCCCTCGATCGCTCCGCCGCCGACCTGCAGACCGCCCAGCAGGAGCTGCTGGACAGTGAGCTTCAGGATCAGGGCAGCGATCGCCTGCCCCGGGTGCGTGAACACCTCCAGGCTGGCCTCACCGCAGCCGAGCAGGCTCTCAACCGGCTGTCCGCCAGCCTGGAACTCCCCCGCCTGCTGTTGCTTGCCGACCAGGAGGAGGTGCGCCGCGGGGCGATTGAGCGGGCCAGCGCCGTGCTCAGCCAGCGGCCGGCCATCGACCAGCGTCTCGACGGGGTGATGGAGGGCTGGCGGCTGGGTCGCCTGCCGCGGATCGATCGCGACATCCTGCGGCTCGCGGCCGTGGACCTCAGCCACTTCGCCACTCCCGCCGCCGTGGCCTGCAATGAGGCGGTGGAACTGGCCAACCGCTACAGCGATGAACAGGGACGCCGCATGATCAACGGCGTGCTGCGGCGACTCACCACCGCCGAGGGGTCCCGGGCCTGA
- the ftsY gene encoding signal recognition particle-docking protein FtsY, protein MVFDWFKRNHQPEPAAAEQEPPAAEAVEEHRVEAASAGGSDDHGSHDPDPAATLNPGSEPAVPAPPPPAPATTPAPAPDDALAWARQAYARLKAEQQAQKAGAQTPSAEPEPQTPAPAPVPPAASPAEPVGAPPANPDPAPSLLEQAAATRAERQQALTAPAELTQPTPATAVPAAAPVPAAPGAEEPQLGAFDDSFTWSAEVLAAQGRRPDQISLEEIDWLGRLRQGLEKTRRGFVTQLLDNLGDDPLTPEVLDDLETTLLRADVGVSATDQVLDALRQRLNQEVVDPSEGIRFLKEQLRGILDTPIEASAVPLLAPRKGRLNVWLLVGVNGVGKTTTLGKLANLAVRSGYSCLIAAADTFRAAAVQQVQVWGERSGVPVIANPSANADPAAVVYDAIGAAKAQGTELVLVDTAGRLQTKHNLMEELAKVRRIVDKLAPDAAVESLLVLDASQGQNGLRQAMAFASAAGLTGVVVTKLDGSARGGVALAVASEAGLPIRFIGAGEGIRDLRPFNSFEFVEALLAS, encoded by the coding sequence ATGGTGTTCGACTGGTTCAAGCGCAATCACCAGCCGGAGCCTGCAGCGGCTGAACAGGAGCCTCCTGCGGCTGAAGCGGTGGAGGAGCACCGCGTCGAGGCCGCCAGCGCCGGCGGCAGCGACGATCACGGTTCCCATGACCCCGATCCAGCGGCAACGCTGAACCCCGGTTCTGAGCCAGCCGTTCCGGCTCCCCCGCCGCCGGCACCCGCCACCACGCCTGCCCCAGCGCCGGACGATGCCCTGGCCTGGGCGCGGCAGGCCTATGCCCGGCTCAAGGCCGAACAGCAGGCCCAGAAGGCCGGGGCCCAGACCCCGAGCGCCGAGCCGGAGCCGCAAACGCCCGCTCCGGCACCGGTCCCCCCCGCGGCCAGCCCAGCTGAGCCAGTCGGGGCGCCCCCGGCCAACCCCGATCCGGCTCCCTCGTTGCTGGAGCAGGCCGCGGCCACCCGGGCCGAGCGCCAGCAGGCCCTCACCGCCCCCGCCGAGCTCACGCAGCCGACCCCCGCCACCGCCGTTCCTGCTGCCGCCCCTGTGCCTGCGGCCCCAGGCGCCGAAGAGCCCCAGCTGGGCGCCTTCGACGACAGCTTCACCTGGTCGGCTGAGGTGCTGGCGGCCCAGGGGCGCCGGCCGGATCAGATCTCCCTGGAGGAGATCGACTGGCTCGGCCGCCTGCGCCAGGGGCTGGAGAAGACCCGCCGCGGTTTCGTCACCCAGCTGCTCGACAACCTCGGCGACGACCCGCTCACGCCCGAGGTGCTCGACGACCTCGAGACCACCCTGCTGCGGGCCGATGTGGGGGTTTCGGCCACCGATCAGGTGCTCGATGCCCTGCGCCAGCGCCTCAACCAGGAGGTGGTGGATCCCTCGGAGGGCATCCGCTTCCTCAAGGAGCAGCTGCGCGGCATTCTCGACACCCCGATCGAAGCCAGCGCCGTGCCCCTGCTTGCCCCCCGGAAGGGGCGCCTCAACGTGTGGCTGCTGGTGGGCGTGAACGGGGTGGGCAAGACCACCACCCTCGGCAAGCTGGCCAACCTGGCGGTGCGCAGCGGCTACAGCTGTCTGATCGCCGCCGCCGACACCTTCCGCGCCGCCGCTGTGCAGCAGGTGCAGGTGTGGGGCGAGCGCAGCGGTGTGCCGGTGATCGCCAATCCCAGCGCCAACGCCGATCCTGCGGCGGTCGTCTACGACGCCATCGGTGCCGCCAAGGCCCAGGGTACGGAGCTGGTGCTGGTGGACACTGCGGGCCGTCTGCAGACCAAGCACAATCTGATGGAGGAGCTGGCCAAGGTGCGGCGCATCGTCGACAAGCTGGCTCCTGATGCGGCCGTGGAATCCCTGCTGGTGCTCGACGCCAGCCAGGGACAGAATGGCCTGCGCCAGGCCATGGCCTTCGCCAGTGCCGCCGGCCTCACCGGCGTGGTGGTGACCAAGCTCGATGGCAGCGCCCGGGGTGGGGTGGCCCTGGCGGTGGCCTCGGAGGCCGGGCTGCCGATCCGCTTCATCGGTGCGGGTGAGGGCATCCGCGATCTGCGGCCGTTCAACAGCTTCGAATTCGTGGAAGCGCTGCTGGCCAGCTGA
- a CDS encoding SpoIIE family protein phosphatase: protein MRQLLDSLSREQRRNQELLASLGFVLRSFTNLSRLLELAPLVAARLVAADSALLVVFRPDGRLWREQLQATPPDHCDELLRQLAAVPDSALVSPGLAGSEAELARASLLDQRVRSVLGARELFATSVVARGQVRGRLYVFGGSSRLCWSEVHRRHVQLVADLVGVGLETASLQEDRRRHERVDRQLSIGAEIQAQLVPDHCPVIEGVDLAARCRPAFQVGGDYYDFIPTRPRQLGRRRERGRWALVVGDVMGKGVPAGLLMTLLRGMLRAEALSGHAPDRILHDLNQLAQEDLAHSHRFVTLFYSDFDPLSRRLRFANAAHNPPLLWRRQRNRVERLDAPGLLIGLQSEADYRMETVLLEPGDVVLYYTDGVTEASGFSGDRYDEPRLMAALQEASRAGLDAQGILDQLFERLDRFVGADRQLEDDASMVVLKLREDVMLPPLPPGA from the coding sequence ATGCGGCAGCTGCTCGACAGCCTCAGCCGTGAGCAGCGTCGCAATCAGGAACTGCTGGCCTCGCTGGGCTTCGTGCTGCGCAGCTTCACCAACCTCAGCCGCCTGCTGGAGCTGGCGCCGCTGGTGGCTGCCCGTCTGGTGGCCGCCGATTCGGCTCTGCTGGTGGTGTTCCGGCCGGATGGGCGGCTCTGGCGGGAACAGCTGCAGGCCACACCACCTGACCACTGCGACGAACTACTGCGCCAGCTGGCCGCCGTGCCGGACAGCGCCCTGGTGAGTCCGGGGCTGGCCGGCAGCGAGGCGGAGCTGGCCCGGGCCTCCCTGCTCGATCAACGGGTGCGCAGTGTGCTGGGCGCCCGTGAGCTGTTCGCCACCTCCGTGGTGGCCCGCGGCCAGGTGCGCGGCCGGCTCTACGTGTTCGGCGGCAGCTCCCGCCTCTGCTGGAGTGAGGTGCACCGGCGCCATGTGCAGCTGGTGGCCGACCTGGTGGGTGTCGGCCTGGAAACCGCCAGCCTGCAGGAGGATCGCCGCCGCCACGAGCGGGTGGACCGCCAGCTGAGCATCGGTGCCGAGATCCAGGCCCAGCTGGTGCCTGACCACTGCCCGGTGATTGAGGGGGTCGACCTGGCCGCCCGCTGCCGGCCGGCCTTCCAGGTGGGCGGCGACTACTACGACTTCATCCCCACCCGCCCCCGGCAGCTCGGGCGCAGGCGGGAACGGGGGCGCTGGGCCCTGGTGGTGGGGGATGTGATGGGCAAGGGGGTGCCGGCCGGGCTCTTGATGACCCTGCTGCGGGGGATGCTGCGGGCCGAGGCCCTCAGCGGCCATGCCCCCGATCGGATCCTGCACGACCTCAACCAGCTGGCCCAGGAGGACCTGGCCCACTCCCACCGGTTCGTGACCCTGTTCTATTCCGACTTCGATCCGCTCAGCCGCCGGCTGCGCTTCGCCAACGCCGCCCACAATCCGCCCCTGCTCTGGCGGCGCCAGCGCAACCGGGTGGAACGGCTGGATGCCCCCGGCCTGCTGATCGGCCTGCAGAGCGAGGCGGACTACCGGATGGAGACGGTGCTGCTGGAGCCCGGTGACGTGGTGCTCTACTACACCGACGGTGTGACCGAGGCCAGTGGCTTCAGCGGCGACCGCTACGACGAGCCCCGCCTGATGGCGGCGCTGCAGGAGGCCAGTCGGGCTGGTCTCGATGCCCAGGGAATTCTGGATCAGTTGTTTGAGCGTCTCGACCGCTTCGTGGGTGCCGATCGCCAGCTGGAGGACGACGCCTCGATGGTGGTGCTCAAGCTGCGCGAGGACGTGATGCTGCCGCCGCTGCCCCCCGGGGCTTGA
- the argH gene encoding argininosuccinate lyase, producing MAVDSSASTWSQRFEQGLHPAIERFNASIGFDIALLQEDLDGSVAHARMLGSTGVISEQEAARLIEGLEQLRGEAAEGRFNPGLEAEDVHFAVERRLIELLGPLGKKLHTGRSRNDQVGTDLRLWLRRQIDAIDGDLLRFQRALLDQAERHADTLIPGYTHLQRAQPLCLAHHLLAYIEMAERDRQRLADVRRRVNICPLGAAALAGTPVPIDRRATAAELGFDAIYANSLDAVSDRDFAVEFMAAASLVLAHLSRLAEEVILWASEEFGFVALTDRCATGSSLMPQKKNPDVPELVRGKSGRVFGHLMGLLTMIKGLPLAYNKDFQEDKEALFDGVRTLRDCLEAMAILFEEGLQFRPERLEAAVAADFANATDVADYLVARGVPFREAYQLVGGLVKSCLAEGVLLRQLPLERWQQLHPAFEADIFAAIEPRQVVAARRSEGGTGFAGVRAQLQVQRHRLSSG from the coding sequence ATGGCCGTCGATTCCTCCGCCTCCACCTGGAGCCAGCGTTTCGAGCAGGGCCTGCACCCGGCGATCGAGCGTTTCAACGCCTCGATCGGCTTCGACATCGCCCTGCTCCAGGAGGACCTGGACGGCTCGGTGGCCCATGCCCGCATGCTCGGCAGTACCGGGGTGATCAGCGAGCAGGAGGCCGCCCGGTTGATCGAGGGGCTGGAGCAGCTGCGCGGCGAGGCGGCCGAGGGCCGTTTCAATCCCGGCCTGGAAGCTGAGGACGTGCACTTTGCCGTGGAGCGGCGGCTGATCGAGCTGCTCGGGCCCCTGGGCAAGAAGCTGCACACCGGTCGCTCCCGCAACGACCAGGTGGGCACCGACCTGCGCCTCTGGCTGCGGCGCCAGATCGACGCCATCGACGGCGATCTGCTGCGCTTTCAGCGGGCCCTGCTCGACCAGGCCGAGCGCCACGCCGACACCCTGATTCCCGGCTACACCCACCTGCAGCGGGCCCAGCCCCTCTGCCTGGCCCACCACCTGCTCGCCTACATCGAGATGGCCGAGCGCGACCGCCAGCGCCTGGCCGATGTGCGCCGGCGGGTGAACATCTGCCCCCTGGGGGCGGCCGCCCTGGCCGGCACGCCGGTGCCGATCGACCGCCGCGCCACGGCTGCAGAGCTCGGTTTTGACGCCATCTACGCCAACAGTCTCGATGCGGTGAGTGATCGGGATTTCGCCGTGGAGTTCATGGCGGCCGCCAGCCTGGTGCTGGCCCACCTCAGCCGTCTGGCCGAGGAGGTGATCCTCTGGGCCAGTGAGGAGTTCGGCTTTGTGGCCCTCACCGATCGCTGCGCCACCGGCAGCAGCCTGATGCCCCAGAAGAAGAACCCCGATGTGCCCGAGCTGGTGCGGGGCAAGAGCGGCCGGGTGTTCGGCCACCTGATGGGCCTGCTCACGATGATCAAGGGGCTGCCCCTGGCCTACAACAAGGACTTCCAGGAGGACAAGGAGGCCCTCTTCGATGGGGTGCGCACCCTGCGCGACTGCCTGGAGGCGATGGCGATCCTGTTCGAGGAGGGTCTGCAGTTCCGCCCTGAGCGGCTGGAGGCGGCCGTGGCCGCCGACTTCGCCAACGCCACCGATGTGGCCGACTACCTGGTGGCCCGGGGCGTGCCCTTCCGCGAGGCCTACCAGCTGGTGGGGGGCCTGGTGAAGAGCTGTCTGGCGGAGGGGGTGTTACTGCGCCAGCTGCCGCTCGAGCGCTGGCAGCAGTTGCATCCAGCCTTTGAGGCCGACATCTTTGCGGCGATCGAACCCCGCCAGGTGGTGGCCGCCCGCCGCAGTGAGGGGGGCACGGGCTTCGCCGGGGTGCGGGCCCAGCTGCAGGTGCAGCGCCATCGCCTCAGCAGCGGCTGA
- a CDS encoding RNA-binding protein, with the protein MSIFVGNLPFRAEQEDVAELFSPFGDIVNCALPLERDTGRKRGFAFVEMADSDAEDRAIEALQGAELMGRPLRINKAEPRGAAPRRGGGGYGGGGYGGGGGYAGGGSGGGGGGGNRDRAPGSRGWEDRSYGGPSAGSDSAFEAGRTRRRRSGSGGSDVYGGAEG; encoded by the coding sequence GTGAGCATCTTTGTTGGCAATCTCCCCTTCCGCGCTGAGCAGGAAGATGTGGCAGAGCTGTTTTCGCCCTTCGGCGACATTGTGAACTGCGCCCTTCCCCTGGAGCGCGACACGGGCCGCAAGCGTGGGTTCGCCTTCGTGGAGATGGCCGACTCCGACGCGGAGGATCGGGCGATTGAGGCCCTGCAGGGCGCTGAGCTGATGGGCCGTCCCCTGCGCATCAACAAGGCCGAGCCCCGCGGCGCCGCCCCCCGACGCGGTGGCGGTGGCTATGGGGGAGGCGGCTATGGCGGCGGTGGCGGTTACGCCGGCGGCGGAAGTGGCGGCGGTGGTGGCGGTGGCAACCGCGACCGGGCTCCAGGTTCCCGGGGCTGGGAGGACCGCAGCTATGGCGGGCCAAGCGCCGGCTCAGACTCGGCCTTTGAGGCCGGACGCACCCGCCGCCGCCGCAGTGGCAGTGGTGGCTCCGATGTCTACGGAGGAGCCGAGGGCTGA
- the dusA gene encoding tRNA dihydrouridine(20/20a) synthase DusA — MEDLQDNDRARREGERRRPRPASHRFSVAPMLDYTDRHFRVLMRQITTCSLLYTEMVVAQALHHARRQPGAERPGGHLERLLGFDPCERPLALQVGGDDPELLADAARLAADWGYDAINLNVGCPSEKVQKGRFGACLMAEPDQVARCVAAMAAASPLPVTVKHRIGIDERDSYAELLAFVDTVAGAGCQRFAVHARKAWLEGLDPKQNRTIPPLRHDLVHRLKADRPQLTIELNGGLQTLEDCLAQLERVDGVMVGRAVYDHPLRWAAVDRLIHGSSAAPEGESHLAMAARVVRGLKPYAEGWLARGERLWPIARHLVKLVEGVPGARRWRQQLTCSAGDRQADVQVLEQAALLLERGQPSAPP, encoded by the coding sequence ATGGAGGATCTGCAGGACAACGATCGGGCGAGGCGGGAAGGGGAGCGGCGCCGGCCGCGGCCGGCCAGCCACCGGTTCAGTGTGGCGCCGATGCTCGACTACACCGACCGGCACTTCCGGGTGCTGATGCGCCAGATCACCACCTGCAGCCTGCTCTACACCGAAATGGTGGTGGCCCAGGCCCTGCACCACGCCCGCCGGCAGCCCGGGGCCGAGCGGCCCGGCGGGCACCTGGAGCGGCTGCTCGGCTTCGACCCCTGCGAGCGGCCCCTGGCCCTGCAGGTGGGCGGTGACGACCCGGAGCTGCTGGCCGATGCCGCCCGGCTGGCGGCCGACTGGGGCTACGACGCGATCAACCTCAACGTGGGCTGCCCGAGCGAAAAGGTGCAGAAGGGGCGGTTCGGGGCCTGCCTGATGGCTGAGCCCGACCAGGTGGCCCGCTGCGTGGCAGCGATGGCAGCCGCCAGCCCCCTGCCGGTGACGGTGAAGCACCGGATCGGCATCGACGAGCGGGATTCCTACGCCGAGCTGCTGGCCTTTGTGGACACGGTGGCCGGCGCGGGCTGCCAGCGCTTTGCCGTGCATGCCCGCAAGGCCTGGCTGGAGGGCCTCGACCCCAAGCAGAACCGCACGATCCCGCCCCTGCGCCACGACCTGGTGCATCGGCTCAAGGCGGATCGCCCCCAGCTCACCATCGAACTGAACGGAGGCCTGCAGACGCTGGAGGACTGCCTGGCCCAGCTGGAGCGAGTGGACGGGGTGATGGTGGGCCGGGCGGTCTACGACCACCCCCTGCGCTGGGCGGCGGTGGACCGGCTCATCCATGGCAGCAGCGCAGCGCCTGAGGGCGAGAGCCACCTGGCCATGGCGGCCCGGGTGGTGCGGGGCCTGAAGCCCTACGCCGAGGGCTGGCTGGCACGGGGTGAGCGGCTCTGGCCGATCGCCCGCCACCTGGTGAAGCTGGTGGAAGGGGTGCCCGGTGCCCGGCGCTGGCGCCAGCAGCTCACCTGCTCCGCCGGCGATCGCCAGGCGGACGTGCAGGTGCTGGAGCAGGCGGCCCTGCTGCTCGAGCGGGGTCAGCCCTCGGCTCCTCCGTAG